TCCCCCCGAGGGGGTGTCCCACCAACAACCCGAGGACCACCCACACGTGCCCGTACACGAACGGGCCCCCGGCCGGCCCGGGTGTCGGGTTGTGGTGCGCCCCGGCCCCTCGAACCTTGGGCCCGTACCGCTCCGTCGGGGTGTCGTCGAGGGCCAGCACCACCCGAGGCGCACCGGCCACCATGGGCTTGAGAACCTCGACCAACAACCGCATGGCGATACGCTCGGTGCGGCGCCCCACGGCCGCGGCCGTGGCGTAGCACCGGCGGTACTGGGGCGACAGCCCGGCGGCCCGGATCCAACCCGCGAGGGTGCGGCGCCCGCGGGTCAGGATGATCCCGAGGAACAGGACCGCGAGCCGCCGCCCGGACCGCGGGTCCAGAGCCTTGGCCAGGGTTGAAAACCAGTGGCACCGAGGGGCCGGAGTATGCGAAGATGGCATGGCCGCGTCCGTTCGGGTCGGGAGGTCGTGTGGTAACGCCATCCTCCCGGACGGGCCGGCACTCGTCTACTCCCGACCCCACAACTTACGCCAACCGCCTATAACTTCGCGGAAAGTACAGAGTAATTCCGACAGCGTTTTTTCAATGTGATAGCTTTGGCTGGCGATCAGGTAGTCAAATGGGGTCGCCCCTTCTCGGTTGGTTCGATTGGGATCGGCATTCTGTCGCAGTAATAAGCCAGTGATCCCAGGAAGGTTGTGCCGTGCCGCAATGTGGAGTGGTGTGTTGCCGGTTTCTTGTTCGGCCGCATTGATAAGAGCCGGGCTGTTTACAAGAGCGGCTTGCACTTGAGAAATATAATTATCTTCCGATTGTGCTTCGCCGGCGGAGCGAATGGCAGCGTAAAGTAGTGGCTCTATAGATTGGTTGTTAATTTTATTTATCTAATTTTTTACCAATTTTATTGGCAATTGTTTGGTGAATGATGATTGGGGGCTATGGTCCCGGCCCTCGCGTGGCTGCTCGTGCATTGATATTGCATGATCGCATGCTATGCAATATTGCTCGGAAGTTGTCCATGTGTGTTTTATGGCATTGATGATTTAAATTGGCGAAATTTACTTAGCTATCGTGCGTGTAATCTTCGTCATTATTGAATGTTACAGGGTCTCGTCTCATTCGATCTTGCCACCATTTGTATAGTAGTGATGTTGGCCGATGGGTATTGGTTGCTCCCAAATGTAAAGGATTGGCGGATGCAGATTCTTGATGACGGCTTGTCTTTTAGGATTTTGGCGATTTTCGTCTCGAAGGTAGCATGTAATCCCGAGTTCAGACGGTATCTTTCGGGCCAGATGTTCCCAGAGTCTCGTCCTCCAGCACCGCCAAAGGCAAAACCGAGTACATGGCCAACGGCATCCCGACAGCTACAATCGCTGCAAACGAAAATCTGGCGCCGGTTGTGTGTGGCGCATTGCGCTGACACCGCACAACGACACGGCCCGGCGCAAGTTGCGCCGGGCCGTGTCGTTGTGCGGTGCGGTACAAGACTCGCTATCACGGAGCGGGCTGGAACTCGCCGGCCTGTCGTAAGCCGTTCGGGTCCGCGGTGGCGGTGCGCGGTTGGTCGAGTTCGGCGAGGAAGTCTCGGGCCGGGGCATAGTTCGGGTCGGCCTTCACCGCGAGTTGCAACTGCATCTTGCTCGCGTCCGCTTGGCCCATGTGGTCGAGCAGCCCCGCGAGGTTGTGCCGGGCTTGGGCTTCCGGCATGATCTGGCACAGCATCGCGAACGCCTCGTCCCACTTCCCGGCGCGGGCCAGACAGAACCCGTTCGTTTTCTTGACGTTGCGGTTCTCCGGGTCGATCTTCAGCGTGAAGTCGCACCACGCGCACGCGCCGGTCCAGTCCTTCCAGCGCGCGTGGGTGATCGCGATCTCGTGGGCCACGTTCGCGTCGTTCGGGTAGAGCGTCAGGTACTTCTTGTACGCCTCGATCGCCCGTTCCTTCTCGCCAATTTTGGCGTAGAACCGGGCGATGCCGAGCATCGCGTTCTTGTTCTTCGGTTCCTGCTTCAGCGCCTTCTGGTACCCCTCGCGGGCCAGGTCGAGCAGCCCCTCCTTGCTCCCGGGCACGGTCTTCTCGTCGAACGCCGCGTCGAGGCGCACGTCCGAGATCGCGACCAGCGCGTCTGCGGACGCCGGCTTGTTGGAAACGGCGGGCGTGACTTCGACCGGGACCGTGGGCGCGGCACTGGAGCCGCCCCCGCCCCACATGGATTTGCCGCTAGAGGGGGTCGGGAGCGTGGCCGCTGCGCCGTTGGTGTTCGGCATCTGCCCGAACGGGCTCGGCTGCACGTTGTTCCGGTTGCACCCGACCGCGCCCGCGAGCACGCAGCCGTATGTGAACCATTTCAGACACTTTCGGCCGTCCATGACCTACCTCGGTATTGAGTGTTTCGCGCTCGGAGCGGTACGTTTCACGGGTCCGTGGACGCGCGGGGTGCCGCACAATCAGACACGAACGCCGGGCCGCGGAACACGAAACTCGATTTCACGTGAATTCGGCAATGAAACTGGCCGAGGCCTCCGCCATCAGGTCGCGCGTGAGGTGCACGGGTTGCCGTCTGTATCGGCAAATCGACTGCACCGTTTCCAACAAATCGCGGCAGTCGGACGCGCGCGGCACGCGCCCGCGGGTGTAATATCGCTCGTACAAGAAGTCCACCGCGGCCGCATCGAAGTTCATCCCCAGGCGCTTGCAGTTCGACGCGAAGATGCGGTCGTACACGTCCCGCTGCGGGGCCTGGATGCCCACCTTGTGCCGGATGCGGCGGAGGAAGGCGTCGTCCACCAGGGCCTTCGGGTCCAGGTTCGTGCTGAAGATGATGAGCTGCTCGAACGGCACCTGGAACTTTTTACCGCTCGACACGGTGAGGAAGTCGTGCCGGTCTTCCAGGGGCAGGATCCACCGGTTCAACAGGTCCTTGGGGCTCACGAGTTGGCGCCCGAAGTCGTCGATCAGGAACACGCCCCCGTTGGCCTTGAAGTGGATCGGGGCCTGGTAGAACTTCGCCTCGGCGTTGTACCGGAGGTCGAGCATCTGCAGGTTCAACTCGCCGCCGGTCACGATGACCGGGCGCCGGATGCGCACCCAGCGCTGGTCGACCGCGCCGGTCGAGAGCAGCTTGCGCACGGTCGCGTCGGAGTCGTCGCCGAACTCGGTCGCGGTGTCGTCGATGACGTGCAGCGACGGGTCGAACACCGTGATGATGTTGTTGTCCGCGACGAACGCATAGGGGATGTAGATCGAGCCGCCCGCGGTGTTCATGAAGTCGCCGATGGCGCGGGCCATCGCGGTCTTCCCGTTGCCCGGGGGGCCGTAGATGAACACGCTCCGGCCGCTGATGATCGCCGGCCCGATGTTGTTGAACATCTCCTCTTTGAGCACGAGGTGCCCGAACGGTGCCTTCAGCGCCTCCGGGTAGCACTGGAGCCCGGTCACGGTCTGCCGGTAGCACTGTTCGACGTAGTCCTCGAGCGGCACCGGGGCCGGGCCGACGTAGGCGCACTGGTCCATCGCGGCCTTCGCGCGGTCGCGCCCGAGGTCCGTGAGACTGAACCGGTAGCTCACCTCGCCCACGAGGTCGCCCCCGTCCACCTGAATCAACTTCTCGTCCTTCAAGAACTTGAGCGGCTCGCGGATCACTTTGAACGGCAGGCACAGGTACTGGCCCAGGTCGCGCCCGACCATCACCCCGCGCGTGTAGATCGTGCGGAGCAGCATGTCGCAGATGAACCCGAGCGTCAGCCCGGACTCCTTGAGCGATTCCGGCAACAGCGGGGCCTCGGGCGCCGGGTTGCCGTCCCAGTCCGCCATCGCTTGCCGGCTCAACGACATGTGTCCCTCGTGTTCGGTGTTTGTTCTGCTTTGGGTTCGGCCGCGCCCGCAAGAGAGCGGACGCGCTTCCCGCTCCCTTGCGGGCGCGGTGCGGTACAAGCGACGGGAATGGGCCGGTGCCCAACCTTATGGCCGGTCATTTCTTGCGACCGGGGAGACGGGCGACGCGCGGGGCGCTACTTCCGCCACTTCCCGCGCGTGATGATGAAGAGGCAGACGACCCCGAACACCAGCGCCGCCATGACGACGCCGTTCTGTTGCTGCAGGACGCCGGTCCAGTGGTCGTAGAACTCGGTCCAGTAGCCCGCGATGAGCGGGGCGTCGGACGCCCCCGCGGGGCGGGCGCAGAGTGTCGTGGCGCAGAGCGCGAGGGCGAAGCGGGCGCGTGATCGGATCGTCATTGGTGCGGTTCCCAACTGTGGGTGGGCGCACTTTGAGTGTAGGACACGAAACCGGGGCCGGAGCCCACAAGCGGCTCCCGGCCCCGGAACGGTTTTCGGGCGTGGCGAACGGGTTACCGCGGCGCCACCGTGCCGCTCCCGCCCCCGGTGCCCGCGGGCGAGGTCAGGCTCGTGCCCCGGGTGCCCCCGCCCCCGCCGGTGCCGGTGGCACCGCCGCCGATGCTCCCCGTGATGCCCCCGCGGTAGCCCTGGCCCGACGAGCGGTACGGGTTCGCGGTGAACTCGGCGTTGATGCCGGGGGTGGCCGGGTTGTGGACGTAGATCTCGAAGGAGACCGGCGCGAACGTCGTCACGCTGGCCAGGTACTTCTGGATGGCCGCCGCCCGCTTCCCGTCCAGTTCGCTCCGCAGGTCAACGATCTTGGCCGCGTTAGCGTCGGTCATTGGGAGGTCCGTCGCCGTTTGGAGGTACAGCTTCGGGTCCGGCGCCGGGCGCGTCCGGACGATCGAGTCCAGTTTCTCCGTCCCGGCCGACGTGAGCTTGTCGGAGCCGGTCTCGAAGTAGTAGGTGAAGATGGTGTGGTTCAGCACGTGCCCGTTGTGGACCTGCTGCGCGAAGGGCGCGAGCACGGCTTGCCGCGCCGCGTGGTTGTAGCGCTCCGGGTAGCACGGGTCGTAGACGTTCCGTGCCCGGTCCTCGATCGTCGGGCGCCCACTGGTTCCGGTGCCCACGCACCCGACGGACCCCAACCCGCTCGTCAGAATCGCGGCCGCGGCGGCCGCGCGAATCGTCTTGGTCATCGCACTCTCCTCCTTGAGAACCGAGAGAACCGAACCGGGCGTCCTGCCCGGGATCGGGTTAATTAACCACCCTTACTCAACAGGTTCTTCTGGATCTGGATGGCCGCGGGGCCGACCAGAACCACGAAGATCGCCGGGAAGATGAACAGCACCAGCGGGAAGATCAGTTGCACCGCCGTCTTCGCCGCCTTCTCCTCGGCCAACTGGCGCCGCCGGGTCCGCATCGAATCGGACTGCACCCGGAGCGCCTGGGCGATACTCGAACCGAACCGGTCGGCCTGGATCAGGATCGCCGCCAGGCTGCGCACGTCGTCGACCCCGGTGCGCACGCCGAGGTCGTGGAGCACCTCGCGCCGGGGGCGCCCCATCTGCAACTGGAGGTTCGCGAGCGAGAACTCCTCGCAAATGGTCTTCGCGTGCCCCTTCATCTCGTCGGTCACCTTCCGCAGGGCCGCGTCCAGGCCGAGCCCGGACTCGACGCACACCACCAACAGGTCGAGCGCGTCCGGCAGGGTGAGGAAGATCTCCTTCTGCCGGCTCGTCCGCAGGTGCCAGAGCGCGAGCTGCGGGAAGTAGAACCCGATCCCGGCGAGCCCCACTGTCCATTCAATCGACTTCACGGTGAAGCCGTCTTTGAGCAAGAAAAAGAAAAGTGCGGGAAGTAGGAAGGTGACTAGGCAAACTACGCGGATGCCCTGGTACACGCCCGCCGCGTTCTCGCTCCGGAACCCGGCGTTGGCCAGTTTGATCCGGATCGTGTTCTTCTCCAGCTCGGTCCCGGGCTCCATCACCCCGCCGAGGTTGTTGAACGCGTCCTTGAGCCCCTTGAACCGGCCCTGCGACTCGGCCTGCGACATTTCGATCTCGACCAGCGACTTGGGCCGGCCGATGCGCTCCAGGCGCTCCTCGGCCTGGCTGTTGCGGTTGGAGATCAGCGAGAGCACCCAGAACGTGCCCGCCATAATAGCGACGAACACGAGGACCGGGGCTATGTCGTCGGCGGACAGGAGTGCGAACAGTTCCACAGGGAGTCTCCGGTTGTCAGTTTCTAGTGTTCAGTTTGCAGTGCTCAGTTCTTGGGCCGTCGCGGTCCCGCGGGCGGTCGGCCAGTTCCCGGACTGTTCGGCCGAAAACTGAACACGGAACGCGCTCAGACTTTGATGTCCACGATCTTCTTGATGGCGAAGGAGCCGATCAGCATGAGCACGACGGCCCCGATCGACATGTTGATGCCCATCGGGTCCTTCCAGAGCATCTGCACGTAGTCGGGCTTCATCCACAACATCATGATGAACAGGCCGATCGGCATGGCGATGAGCACGATGCCCGAGAGCCGCCCTTCCGCGGTCAGCGCCTTCACCTGGCCCAGGATCTTGAACCGCTCGCGGATCACGTGCCCGATGCGGTCCAGGATCTCGGCCAGGTCGCCACCGGTCTGGCGCTGGATCGCGACGCTGGTCACGAAGAACCGGAGGTCCAGGTTCGGCACCCGGTCGCACATCCCCTTGAGGGCCTCTTCCAGCGGGATGCCCAGGTTCTGCTCCTCGTACACCCGGCCGAATTCCTTGCAGATCGGGGCCGGCATTTCCTCGGCGACCACGTGCATCCCGGCCGCCAGCGAGTGCCCGGCCCGCAGCGCGCGGGCGACGAGCTCCATCGCGTCGGGCAACTGGCCGGCGAACTTCTTCAGGCGCCCGGAGCGCTTGGTGTACAGCCACACCCAGGGGAGGGTGAAGAACAGGACCGCGCCCAGGGGCAGCACGTACATGTTCACGAGCCAGATGCTCAGGGCCGCGCCCAGGACGCCGAGCCCGAGCGAGATCCCGAACAGGGCACTGGGCTTGATGTTGCAGTCGGCCTGCTCGAAGGTCTTCGTGAGGTTGAAGAACTCCGGCATCAGCTTGTCCATCAGCGTCTTGCGGTCCACCTCCTGGAGCGCCTGCTTGAGCAGCATGTCGGCGGAGGAGTCCTTCCGCGAGTTCCGCCCGACCAGTTGGTCGAGCCGGTCCGCGGCCGCCCCCTCGTCGGTCCGGCGGAGCGCGACGTACATCATGGCGACCATCGCGATCACCAGGCCGCCGATCAGAATCGGGAGCAAAATCGGGTTCATCTGAGTCCACCTGGCGCGGGTTACCCAAGCCGGGCGCAGCCGCCCGGTGCGTGTACGAGTCCCGCCATCCGTGGCCGTGTCGTGCAAACCCGAATCCTGTCGGGCCGTGCGTGTGTGTTCGGGCGAACCGGGCCGGGCGAATCGGTGCGCTCGCCATTAGTCGCGCATCAGGACGCGCTCGGCGAACATGTTCGAGGGCAGCTTCACGCCCTTCGACTCGAGCCGGTTGATGAACGAGGGCCGGACCCCGGTCGCCTCGAACTGGCCGTAGGCGCGGCCGTTCTGGTCGATGCCGAGCTGCTTGTACCGGAACACTTCCTGCATGATGATGATGTCCTGCTCCATGTTCATCACTTCCGTGATGTGGGTGATCTTTCGGGGACCGCCCTGGAGCCGGTTCGCCTGGATGATGATGTCGATGGCGGAGCTGATCTGCTGCCGCATCGCCTTCACCGGGAGCTCGAACCCGCCCATCATGATCATCGTTTCCAACCGCGTGAGGGCCTCGCGCGGGGTGTTCGCGTGGAGCGTGGCCAGCGACCCGCCGTGACCGGTGTTCATGGCCTGGAGCATGTCCAGGGCCTCGGACCCGCGGACCTCGCCGATGATGATCCGTTCGGGCCGCATGCGCAGGGCGTTCCGCACGCAGTCGCGCGTGCTCACGGCCCCCTTGCCCTCGATGTTCGGCGGCCGGGTCTCGAGCCGCACCACGTGGTCCTGTTGCAGTTGCAGTTCGGCCGCGTCCTCGATCGTCACCACCCGCTCGTCGCCCGGGATGAAGCTCGACAGCGTGTTCAGGAGCGTCGTCTTACCGCACCCGGTCCCGCCGCTGATGAGCACGTTGAGCCGGGCCTTGATGCACGCCTCCATGAGCATCGCCATTTCGGGCGTGAACGCCTTGTAGTTCAGCAGGTCCTCGAGCTTCAGCGGGTTGGCCCCGAAGCGCCGGATGCTGAGGCTCGGCCCGTCCAGTGAGATCGGCGGGATCACCGCGTTCACGCGGGACCCGTCCGGCAGGCGCGCGTCCACCATCGGGCTCGTTTCGTCCACGCGGCGCCCGACCTTCGACACGATCCGGTCGATGATCTGCATCAGGTGGTCGTTGTCGCGGAACTTCACTTCCGTCTTCTCGAGCTTCCCGCGGCGCTCGACGTAGCACTTGTGCGGGCCGTTCACCAGGATGTCGCTGACCGTCGGGTCCTTGAGCAGGATCTCGAGCGGGCCGAACCCGAGCGTCTCGTCGAGCACCTCCTCGATCAGCTTCTCGCGCTCGATCCGGTTGAGGAGCGGGTTCTCGGTGTCGCACAGGTGCTCGATCACGCGGCGGATGTCGCGCCGCATCGCCTCGCTGGACAGGTCCTTCACGCGGGTGAAGTCGAGCCGCTCGACCAGCTTCGAGTGGATCTGCCGCTTCAACTCGTCGAAGTTCTTCCCGCCCCCGGGCCCGCCCCCCATGCTCGGGCTGGACAGGCGCGAGATGCTGCTCGCGCCGCTGGCCCCGTTGAGGCTGTTGAGCTTCGAGATCCCTTGCTGAAGTCGGCTCATGGTGCGTCAATCCTTGGTCCCGGACCCGGGTCACGGGGGCGTCGGTTCTCGGGCGCGAATCACGGGTCGCGCGTCCGGGGACGACGGACCGGGCTGCGGGCGAACGGTTACCGCTTTCCGAAGAGGCCCCACCCGCCCTTGCTGCCCTTCGCGTCGGCCGGCGCGCCGACCGGTTTGCCGTAGAGCGCCTGGGTGAGGCCGTAGATGCTCTGCTGCACGCGGCTCTTCGGGGCGTGCTTCACGAGCGGGTGCCCCGCGACCCGGGCGCCGATCACGGCCTTCGTGTCGTTGGGCACCTGCCAGAAGATCGGCTTGCCGATGACTTCCTCGGCCTTCTTCGGGCTGATGCCCTCTTCGACCGAGTCCGCGCCCTGGCGGTTGATGACCACGCGGATCTTGTCCGCGAGGCCCTCGTCGCCGCTCAAGCAGTGGATCAGGCGCACCACGTTCCGCAGGCTGCTCAGCTCCAGTTGCGCGACCAGCATGATGACGTCGGCCATGCGGAGCGCCATCAGGTCCGTCGGGAGCAGGCACTTGCTCAGGTCCAGCACCAGGTGCGTGTAGCTGATCTTCAGCAGGTTGAGGATGCGCTCCACGTGCTGCTCGTGGATCGCGCCGACCTCGGCGATCTCGAGCGGGTGCCGGAGGATCGCGAGCCCGGTCGGTTCGTGCTTCGCCATCGCGCGGCGCAGGAAGTTCATGTCCAGGCGCTCGATGTTCCGGGCCAGGTCCGCGATGCTGATGTTCTCGAACCCGTTCACTTCCAGCGCGATGTCGGCGTCCCCGAGCGTCAGGTCGAGGTCGATGAGGGCGGCCGAGTGGGTCGGGTCGGCGGCCAGGGTCGCGGCCATGTTGACCGCGAGGGTCGTGGTGCCCACGCCGCCGCGGGACCCGAGGACCGCGATCATCGAGGACGAGCCGGTCTGCCGGGCGGACGAGCTGCCGCCCGCCGTGGGCGAGTCGGACCCGCCGCTCTCGCCCAGCGCCCGCCGCAGCGCGGCGAGCATGTCCTCGAGCCCGACCGGGTGCGTCAGGAAGTACTTCGCCCCCTTTTGGAGCGACTGGAGCAGGGCCTGGTGGTCGTGGCTGATGGTCAGGATGGGCAGCTTCGGGTGTTCCACCGAGAGCTGGCCGATCATCTGCAGGGCTTTGTTCTTGTCCGCGTCGAGGGTGACGATCACGAGGTCCGGCGTGGACGCCTGGATCACTTCAAAAAAATACTCGTAGCGGGCGCACTCGGCCTCGAGCCACACGAAATCGACCCCGAGCAACAGCGTGCGGAGCGATTCGCGGGTCGATTCGTTCGGGTCTACGATCGCGACGCGTTGCATGGCCACCACCGAGTCTGTTGTGTCGCGTAGGGGTCGTTCGGGTCGGGCGCCCCGCCGCGGCACCACTCGGTGCCGCGGCAGAACTAAGCTAGCACACCATTTCCCGCCGTGTTATTGCGGGACCGGAAGTCCGCCCACAGGCGGGAGGATCGGGGCCGGTTCCGGGGCGGCCGCCGCGGGGATCGGCGGCAGGGCCGCCGGAACGTCCGAGGTCGGCGGCAGGGTCGCCGGGGCCATCGGTGCGGGAGCGGTTGCGGCCGCCCCGCCCGGGGCCGGAACCATCGAGCCGCCCTGGTGCGAGCCGGACAGCGGGTTAATCAGGGTGCTGGCCGCGTTATTCGGCAGGAACGTCCCGTTCGGGTTGGCACAGGCGCCGCCGACGCACGGGTACTTGCCGAGGGTCGGGTCGGACTTGTACGGGGCGTTGTAGCACTTGCCGTTCCACACCTTGCGCTGGCCGCGGGGCACTTCCAGAACGTTTTCCAAGAATAGTTCATAATCGTCGGGCGTGCGGGTTTCTTGTCCCGGGAGCCGCTTCGGGGTCTGGCACGGGTCCATCGGGTGGACCAACCGCGGGGTCACCAGGATCACGAGTTCGCTCTCGCGGACCGTGTGGTCCACGCGGCTGAAGAACGTGCCCGAGAACGGCAGGTCGCCCAGGAGCGGGATCTTCGTGGACGTGGCGCCCACGCTGTTCTGGATCAGCCCGCCGATGGCGAACGTCTGGCCCGACTCGAGCAGCACCGTGGACCGGACGCTCTGTTCCGTGAAGCCCGGGCTGCTCGCCCCGCCGACCGTGATCCCGAGGGCCTGGCTCACCGCGGTGATGCGCGGGTTGATGTCCAGCCAGATCGACCCGTTCCCGTACACGATCGGCACCACCTCGAGTTCGGTCCCGAACGGCACCAGGGTCACGCCGGGGCCGGTGATGCCCGAGGTGCTGCTGAGGATCGCCTGCTGCCCGCCGGCCCGGAAGAACGCGGGGCGCCCGGTCTGGGTCACGACCCGGGGCTCGGCCAGGAACTTCGCGACCCCTTCGCTCCGCAGGGCGCGGAGGGCACCGAAGAACCGGTTGGGCACGACGGCCGCTTGAAGGTTCGAATCGGTGCTGAACGTCGGGATCGCGCCGGCCCCGGTCTGCACGCCGATGAGCCCGCTCACCAGGCTGCTGAACCCGAAGCTCCCGCGCCCCGGGGCGGCGAAGTCGAACCCGCGGCTCCGGAGCTGGTTGCGGTCCACCGAGGCGACCACGACGTCGATTTCTACCTGCTGGACGCCGCCGACCTGGACCGCGTTGATGACGTTCGCGTTGGCCCCGCCGACCGCGCTGTTCGCGAGCCGGGCCACGGTGTCCGCGTCCTGCGGGCTGGTCACGTACCCGCTCAGCACGATCGAGTTGTTGAGGCCCGGTTGCACGTCCACGCTGGCGGTCGGCACGGTCCGCTTGATGATCGCGCGGAGCAGGGCGTAGTCCGTCTGCACGATCACGTCGTACTTCAGCGGGGGCAGGTCCTTGCGCACGATGGTCAGTTGGCTCACGCCCGCGCTGAGCCCGGTCAGGAGCAGCTTCTTCGGGTCCGCGGGATCGAGGCGCACCCTGAGAACCAAGTCGTTGCTCACGAGGATGTCGGTCGGCGCCACCACCAACTCGGGGGGCGAGAACGTCGCCAGGCCGCCGAGCGGAACGATGATCGCGCCGGTCCGATCGATCGTGACCGGGAGCGGGTTCTTTGTGTCGGGCGGTTGTGGTTGCGC
The Gemmata palustris DNA segment above includes these coding regions:
- a CDS encoding ankyrin repeat domain-containing protein — encoded protein: MQAALVNSPALINAAEQETGNTPLHIAARHNLPGITGLLLRQNADPNRTNREGATPFDYLIASQSYHIEKTLSELLCTFREVIGGWRKLWGRE
- a CDS encoding type II secretion system F family protein, coding for MELFALLSADDIAPVLVFVAIMAGTFWVLSLISNRNSQAEERLERIGRPKSLVEIEMSQAESQGRFKGLKDAFNNLGGVMEPGTELEKNTIRIKLANAGFRSENAAGVYQGIRVVCLVTFLLPALFFFLLKDGFTVKSIEWTVGLAGIGFYFPQLALWHLRTSRQKEIFLTLPDALDLLVVCVESGLGLDAALRKVTDEMKGHAKTICEEFSLANLQLQMGRPRREVLHDLGVRTGVDDVRSLAAILIQADRFGSSIAQALRVQSDSMRTRRRQLAEEKAAKTAVQLIFPLVLFIFPAIFVVLVGPAAIQIQKNLLSKGG
- a CDS encoding type II and III secretion system protein family protein is translated as MHRNRSTRRLLPWACILTLGLAAVTTGRAQPQPPDTKNPLPVTIDRTGAIIVPLGGLATFSPPELVVAPTDILVSNDLVLRVRLDPADPKKLLLTGLSAGVSQLTIVRKDLPPLKYDVIVQTDYALLRAIIKRTVPTASVDVQPGLNNSIVLSGYVTSPQDADTVARLANSAVGGANANVINAVQVGGVQQVEIDVVVASVDRNQLRSRGFDFAAPGRGSFGFSSLVSGLIGVQTGAGAIPTFSTDSNLQAAVVPNRFFGALRALRSEGVAKFLAEPRVVTQTGRPAFFRAGGQQAILSSTSGITGPGVTLVPFGTELEVVPIVYGNGSIWLDINPRITAVSQALGITVGGASSPGFTEQSVRSTVLLESGQTFAIGGLIQNSVGATSTKIPLLGDLPFSGTFFSRVDHTVRESELVILVTPRLVHPMDPCQTPKRLPGQETRTPDDYELFLENVLEVPRGQRKVWNGKCYNAPYKSDPTLGKYPCVGGACANPNGTFLPNNAASTLINPLSGSHQGGSMVPAPGGAAATAPAPMAPATLPPTSDVPAALPPIPAAAAPEPAPILPPVGGLPVPQ
- a CDS encoding type II secretion system F family protein produces the protein MNPILLPILIGGLVIAMVAMMYVALRRTDEGAAADRLDQLVGRNSRKDSSADMLLKQALQEVDRKTLMDKLMPEFFNLTKTFEQADCNIKPSALFGISLGLGVLGAALSIWLVNMYVLPLGAVLFFTLPWVWLYTKRSGRLKKFAGQLPDAMELVARALRAGHSLAAGMHVVAEEMPAPICKEFGRVYEEQNLGIPLEEALKGMCDRVPNLDLRFFVTSVAIQRQTGGDLAEILDRIGHVIRERFKILGQVKALTAEGRLSGIVLIAMPIGLFIMMLWMKPDYVQMLWKDPMGINMSIGAVVLMLIGSFAIKKIVDIKV
- a CDS encoding ATPase, whose protein sequence is MSLSRQAMADWDGNPAPEAPLLPESLKESGLTLGFICDMLLRTIYTRGVMVGRDLGQYLCLPFKVIREPLKFLKDEKLIQVDGGDLVGEVSYRFSLTDLGRDRAKAAMDQCAYVGPAPVPLEDYVEQCYRQTVTGLQCYPEALKAPFGHLVLKEEMFNNIGPAIISGRSVFIYGPPGNGKTAMARAIGDFMNTAGGSIYIPYAFVADNNIITVFDPSLHVIDDTATEFGDDSDATVRKLLSTGAVDQRWVRIRRPVIVTGGELNLQMLDLRYNAEAKFYQAPIHFKANGGVFLIDDFGRQLVSPKDLLNRWILPLEDRHDFLTVSSGKKFQVPFEQLIIFSTNLDPKALVDDAFLRRIRHKVGIQAPQRDVYDRIFASNCKRLGMNFDAAAVDFLYERYYTRGRVPRASDCRDLLETVQSICRYRRQPVHLTRDLMAEASASFIAEFT
- a CDS encoding CpaF family protein, producing the protein MGGGPGGGKNFDELKRQIHSKLVERLDFTRVKDLSSEAMRRDIRRVIEHLCDTENPLLNRIEREKLIEEVLDETLGFGPLEILLKDPTVSDILVNGPHKCYVERRGKLEKTEVKFRDNDHLMQIIDRIVSKVGRRVDETSPMVDARLPDGSRVNAVIPPISLDGPSLSIRRFGANPLKLEDLLNYKAFTPEMAMLMEACIKARLNVLISGGTGCGKTTLLNTLSSFIPGDERVVTIEDAAELQLQQDHVVRLETRPPNIEGKGAVSTRDCVRNALRMRPERIIIGEVRGSEALDMLQAMNTGHGGSLATLHANTPREALTRLETMIMMGGFELPVKAMRQQISSAIDIIIQANRLQGGPRKITHITEVMNMEQDIIIMQEVFRYKQLGIDQNGRAYGQFEATGVRPSFINRLESKGVKLPSNMFAERVLMRD
- a CDS encoding response regulator, yielding MQRVAIVDPNESTRESLRTLLLGVDFVWLEAECARYEYFFEVIQASTPDLVIVTLDADKNKALQMIGQLSVEHPKLPILTISHDHQALLQSLQKGAKYFLTHPVGLEDMLAALRRALGESGGSDSPTAGGSSSARQTGSSSMIAVLGSRGGVGTTTLAVNMAATLAADPTHSAALIDLDLTLGDADIALEVNGFENISIADLARNIERLDMNFLRRAMAKHEPTGLAILRHPLEIAEVGAIHEQHVERILNLLKISYTHLVLDLSKCLLPTDLMALRMADVIMLVAQLELSSLRNVVRLIHCLSGDEGLADKIRVVINRQGADSVEEGISPKKAEEVIGKPIFWQVPNDTKAVIGARVAGHPLVKHAPKSRVQQSIYGLTQALYGKPVGAPADAKGSKGGWGLFGKR
- a CDS encoding tetratricopeptide repeat protein, whose amino-acid sequence is MDGRKCLKWFTYGCVLAGAVGCNRNNVQPSPFGQMPNTNGAAATLPTPSSGKSMWGGGGSSAAPTVPVEVTPAVSNKPASADALVAISDVRLDAAFDEKTVPGSKEGLLDLAREGYQKALKQEPKNKNAMLGIARFYAKIGEKERAIEAYKKYLTLYPNDANVAHEIAITHARWKDWTGACAWCDFTLKIDPENRNVKKTNGFCLARAGKWDEAFAMLCQIMPEAQARHNLAGLLDHMGQADASKMQLQLAVKADPNYAPARDFLAELDQPRTATADPNGLRQAGEFQPAP